ttaattatatttataaaccAAAAGtaattataaaataaaatataatttctATAATCAGTTTAAACCAGTTTCCAGAAGACTCGAAAccaaaccaaccaacagCCAGTCAGCCAGCCAGCTGAATCGGCCATCACCCCCGTcacaaaccaaaccaaacccAATTCGCCCATTCTCACCCACTCTCACCACCTCCCAGAACCACCCAAGCACGAGCAATTTGCCGACCACTAACCAAAACCGCCGACAGCCGGCAACAAAGCCGCAACACACGTCGCACACCGCAAAAACGACCAGTGCTGCCCGCCCCACGATCGCCCCAGGGCCACCTGCGTGacgggggtctgcctccggcggctggggctccgccccagaccctggttgctcctgcttcgcaggagattacGGGGAAACCGAAACAGAGAGCAGCGGGACgagacgcaacgactcgagcgaagcgagaggagccacggggtctggggcggagccccagccgccggaggcagcacgCGCCCCTCAAAGAGCAATCCACCTgaccagcaaaaaaatgagagagagagagcaAGATCGCGCACTTGGTTGCTGTGTCAGGCCTGAAAACGACTTGTCCCCCCTGAGACGGCGGGCGCGGTCGCGGCTACCGGATGGCATCCCATTTTACCCCCTGTCAGTTTGAAGCATTTGCAGCAGGAGTGCATTCAATCCGCACCACAATCACGCGTGTATCTGACTCCTTCCACGCACGTACTACTGGAAGTTCCACACATCACACATTCGGCGAcaaaaagtgaaaaatccaATAAATACCAGGCCCCATCCCTGCACATATTGTCGTTGCACCTTTTCCCGTCCGCCCCCTAGTCATCCTTCCATCCTTCAACCAGCAATCGGAAAATTCGCCGACAACCATCTGGATTTATTTCATTACAggaattttttatttttatttttcctAGTTTTGAAATTTCGTATTTGCTTTccagatttttttgattgtgTGTGTGAATTctagtttatttttttttgttacctgattattttttttttggttattcaaatttttcactattaataatctttttttatatttggtTTTTTAATTCGAAATAGGATACTCTGCAATTGTCAATATCCTGATTAATTATCCAGTTTAACTAATTACTTCGTAGAGAAAAAAGAATCCCTTAAAACGTTGACCGTTGAATTCTACGACCTTACTCCCTACCACTTTCTAATCAATAATATCGTTCAATTGGACTGTCTAATATCCATATCGACAGTATTAGCATATTAGCACTCGTTGAAACCAACCACCTCCACTACTAGTTAATTTCGAATTGTCGTGTTGCTTTAGTGAagttcagttcagttcaTTCAGTTCAATTCAGTTCAattcagttcagttcagCTCATTTTCACTTCTATTCAGTTCAATTCAGTTGAGTTGAGTTCTGTCAgtatacatatatatatacgaCGAGAAAAGACAACCGAACAAAACACACAAATCCCCAAGGACAACCCCACAGCAGCCTCATTTACAGGCAGCAATATTAGTTGTATCATCCACGAGGACTCTAAATTCTATACAATGTCTGATTCAGGTGAATCTGTACCGGTATCTGACAATGGCAATTCTGTCAACAGCGGCGACTCTTTGTTTTCCGAGCAaatcgctgctgctcctgtagTTGATTCCACTACTGCAGGCTCCAATCCCGATGGATCAGTTCTCGACGAGTCCAATCTTGGTGCTCCTGGGTCTAGTACTTCAGGAGTGTCTGATGAGACTGTTGGTAAGACTATGATCACCATTCGATCTCTCGTAACCTCGAAAGAAGCCGGTGCCATTATTGGCAAGAACGGTAAAAACGTTGCTGACTTGCGAGATGAAACCGGTGTTAAAGCCGGTGTATCAAAACCAGTTCGTGGTGTTCATGATAGAGTACTTACTATTACTGGTACCCTTGAAGGGGTTGCTAGAGCCTATTCAATGGCCGGTCAGACTTTAGTCGATAACCCTCCTACCCTGCCATATGTGCACTCGTTATCACCACCTGCCCCACCAGGAGTTACTACTGTCAGACTATTAATCCCTCATCAACAGATGGGATCTGTTATTGGCAGACAGGGATTAAAAATCAAGTCTATTCAGGAAAACTCTCGGGTCCGTATGGTCGCATCCAAAGAAATGCTGCCTCAATCGACCGAAAGAGTAGTGGAGATCCAGGGAACTCCCGAATCCCTGAAAACCGCTATTTGGGAGGTTGGCAAGTGTCTTTTGGACGACTGGGAAAGAGCCGCTGGTAGTATTCTTTACGTTCCCCAGCTGCGTCCGCGAGGCGAGGGACC
The Sugiyamaella lignohabitans strain CBS 10342 chromosome A, complete sequence genome window above contains:
- the PBP2 gene encoding Pbp2p (RNA binding protein; has similarity to mammalian heterogeneous nuclear RNP K protein, involved in the regulation of telomere position effect and telomere length; relative distribution to the nucleus increases upon DNA replication stress; GO_component: GO:0005737 - cytoplasm [Evidence IDA] [PMID 14562095]; GO_component: GO:0005737 - cytoplasm [Evidence IDA] [PMID 22842922]; GO_component: GO:0005737 - cytoplasm [Evidence IDA] [PMID 23222640]; GO_component: GO:0005737 - cytoplasm [Evidence IDA] [PMID 24390141]; GO_component: GO:0005634 - nucleus [Evidence IEA,IEA]; GO_component: GO:0005634 - nucleus [Evidence IDA] [PMID 22842922]; GO_component: GO:0005634 - nucleus [Evidence IDA] [PMID 23222640]; GO_component: GO:0030529 - ribonucleoprotein complex [Evidence IEA]; GO_function: GO:0003723 - RNA binding [Evidence IEA,IEA]; GO_function: GO:0003729 - mRNA binding [Evidence IDA] [PMID 15351640]; GO_function: GO:0003729 - mRNA binding [Evidence IDA] [PMID 23222640]; GO_process: GO:0010834 - telomere maintenance via telomere shortening [Evidence IGI] [PMID 11739741]) — translated: MSDSGESVPVSDNGNSVNSGDSLFSEQIAAAPVVDSTTAGSNPDGSVLDESNLGAPGSSTSGVSDETVGKTMITIRSLVTSKEAGAIIGKNGKNVADLRDETGVKAGVSKPVRGVHDRVLTITGTLEGVARAYSMAGQTLVDNPPTLPYVHSLSPPAPPGVTTVRLLIPHQQMGSVIGRQGLKIKSIQENSRVRMVASKEMLPQSTERVVEIQGTPESLKTAIWEVGKCLLDDWERAAGSILYVPQLRPRGEGPLDISLSAVSGRHPNSTGGAGFASSNNGGGFNGSAGRFNRGGFPGPGNHLVAGNGPEDEHDFTDQEITIPADMVGCIIGKGGAKIQEIRRESGAKISIAKQAIDESGERLFTIRGTPQANERALFLLYEQLEQEKLRRSEEN